In Parabacteroides timonensis, the genomic stretch TGCTCCTAACTTTGGTGAAGGACCGAATTTCTAAAAACAGGTTATAGTTATATAATTAAGAGAGGGAAGGGTGTCATACATTCTTCCCTCTTAACCTTTTAATAATACAGATATGAAACATCTAATTGCATCGATAATTTTATTGGGGGTACTGGTTTGTCAGGCTGGCGGCAGTGGATATGCACAGAAGAAGTCTATTTATTTGCTCAATGATTTCACCCAAGGTACTGTGTTAATGAAAAATGGAGCTAAAACGAGCGCTTTATTAAATTACGATGGTAGCAACCGAAAAATGAAGTACAAGCAGCAGGATGAAACAATGATCCTGACTAATACACAGGAAGTGGATACGATATTTATTGCTTCACATAAATTCATTCCTTACAATCGTAGCTTTCTGGAGGTAATAGAAATGCCTAATGGGAATCTTTATGTTAACTGGTTGCTGAGGGAACTTTATAAAGGAAGAACCGGTGCTTATGGGTATGCAAATCAAAGTACGACAACTACTTCAATCAATACCAGTTATTATAACAAAAATTATTATAAAGTAGAAAATCCGGATATAATGGAAAATATCAACGAGAATGATTATTGGCTTTTCCGTGATAACAAGCCTGTTAAATTTCGTAATGAGAAATCTCTGTTAAAACTTTTTCCTGGTAAAGAAGAGTCGATTAAGAAGTATATAAAAGAACATAATGTTAATATGAAAAATCCGCAACAGGTAATTGAATTGACAAATTATTGTATGGGTTTATAAGTATGTATCTTTTCTTTTCTATTTGTAAGTATATCTAAAAAAATATTATTGTGATAGGCAGGGGATGTGTGAACTGGTAATTCTATATCCCCTGAATTATTTCTTTTCCGTTTATTCCATAAATATCTGATAAGACACATTGTTTTTTTTTTACAGTGTTAATCTTGCAACAACGCCTGTTTTTTTCTGTTTCAATTAGCAAATGACGTTGGTTTATGCCAAACACATTTGTCTAATAAATTAAACAAAAAACATCAGTATGTTGAAAAGATTCAAATCTGTCAGCATGATTCTGCTCGCGGGGGCGTTGGGTTTCACCGGAAACGCCTATGCTAATCCGGAGGCCGGGAATCCTGCTATTGACATTTCCCAACAGGATACGAAAGTTACGGGAGTAGTTGAAGATGAGTTCGGACCCGTAGCAGGGGCTTCTGTTGTAATAAAAGGAACCACTAACGGTACGATGACCGATATGGACGGTCACTTCACTCTCGAAGGCGTAAAGAAGGGAGATATTATCCAAATCTCTTTTATTGGTTTTGCCACACAAGATATTCCTTACACCGGACAGACCACTCTGAATGTAAAAATGCAGGAAGATGCGCAGAAACTGGATGAGGTCGTTGTTACGGCATTGGGTATGAAGCGCGACAAGAAAGCATTAGGTTATGCTATGCAGGAGTTGAAAGGTGACGAACTGTTATCTTCTCGCGAACCCAATCTCGCCAATTCATTATCTGGTAAAGTTTCCGGTTTGCAGATTGTCCGTTCCAGTAACGGGGTAGGAGGATCATCCAAGATCGTGCTTCGTGGTAACAGTTCCCTGACAGGTAGTAACCAACCACTTATCGTAGTAGATGGTACTCCGATGGATAACTTCACCGGTGGGGTAGATGATGTATGGGGTAACTCCGGTGCCGATATGGGTAACGGACTCTCGGATATCAACCCCGAAGATATAGAGTCGATGACGGTATTGAAGGGCGCTTCGGCTGCTGCCTTGTACGGATCGCGTGCCGGTAACGGTGTGATCCTGATCACTACCAAGTCCGGAAAGAAGAATGAAGGCTTGGGAATTACGGTAAATGCCGGTATCACTACCGAGTCGATTTTCCTGAAACCTCATTTGCAGAACGACTTCGGTCAAGGTTCGGTCGGTGCGTACGATAACCAGTCGCGTCTTAGCTGGGGACCGAAAGCGGAAGGACAGATGGTCACCGACTGGCTGGGCCGTCAGGTTCCTTTGCAGACCTATGATAATATAGATGCCTTCTTCCGCACCGGTACTTCCTTCAACGAAGGCGTCAGTTTCCAGCAGAATATAAAGGGGACTTCCATCTTTACCTCGATCAACCGTTCGGATGATGCCGGTATCACTCCTGAGTCGAAGCTGAACAAGACCAATATCACTATGCGTGCAACCACTTTCCTGGATGAAGCCGAGAAATGGAAGATCGATGCCAAGGTGAACTACATTAATATGAATGCCCACAACCGTCCGATCCAGGGTGTCAATCCTTCGAATGCTTTCAATACGATCTATAACCTGCCACGTTCGTTGAATGTGAAAGAGTTTAAGAATAGTGTCGACGAAGAAGGCAATATGATTTGGTGGGATGCTTCCAAGAATCCACAGGAAAACCCGTACTGGGTGACTAAATACAGACAAAACAACGATACCCGTAATCGTTTATTGGGTAACATTGCTTTGAAATATGCGCCGACCAATTGGTTCGATATCGAACTCCGCGGCGGTACCGACTATTATACTACTACCAAGAACGAAAAAGTGTACGCCGGAGGTAACACGTCTCCCCGTGGTTTGTATAACGAAGGTTCTGAAACGTTCTACGAAAACAATTACAGCTTCCTGGCTACAGCCCGTAAGGATAACCTCCTGGATCGCCTGGGTGGTTTCGTTACTTTCGGTGGTAACCTGATGATGCAGAAACGTACGAAAATGAATGCTTCAGCAGGCGAATTGCTTGTTCCGAACCTTTTCTCCCTGAACAATGGTATAAATAAGCCGACCGTTACTTCCGAACTGATCCGCCGTAAGATGAACTCTCTTTACGGGTCATTGCAATTGAACTGGGATGGTTATCTGTTTCTGGATGTAACGGCCCGTAACGACTGGTCGTCTACCATGTCGAAAGCTAACCGTTCTTATTTCTATCCTTCGGTAAGTTTGTCGGCAGTGATCTCCGATATGCTTCCTAAAATAGGAAGTTCGATGCCCGAATGGTTTACCTTTGCCAAGGTAAGAGCTTCTTATGCAGAGGTTGGTAACGACCTTGATCCGTATCAGTTGTATAATAACTTCACGGTTGGAAAAGATGAAAATGGTAATACGACAGCCGCTCCGGGAAATGTGTTGTTCGACTCGAGTGTCCGTAGTGAGTTGATCAAGTCCTGGGAAGCCGGTTTCGATGTACGTTTCTTCAATAATCGTTTAGGTTTGGATGCAGCCTGGTATAAGACAAATGCCACCCGCCAGTTATTGAACCTGCCGATGGACCCGTTCTCCGGTTATAGTTCCCGTAAAGTGAATGCCGGTAATATTCAGAATGAAGGGGTTGAAGTTTCTCTAAACGGTTCGATACTTGACAATCCGAAAGGACTGAGCTGGAATGCAACAGCACAATTCTCCCTGAACCGTAATAAAATCATCGACCTTTATCCGGGTGTCAGCCTGTATGATATCAAAACACTCGATGCGATCCAGATCGTAGCCGTGCAGGGTAGTTACTATGGTGATATTTACGGTCAAACTTTCCAGCGTGTAGAAGATAAGAATAGTCCTTACTATGGTAGACAAATTGTAGGGGAGGACGGACTTCCTCTGATCACGACCGGCAAATCGAAAGTGGGTAACCAAAGTCCTGACTGGATGCTCGGTCTTACCAACAATTTTGCCTACAAAGGTTTCAACCTGAGTTTCCTGATCGATTTCCGCATTGGTGGTGATCTTTATTCGGCAACAGCTTCCAACCTGTATGCTCGTGGTAATGCAGCCGGAACAGTTGTGAACGGTGGCCGTGAAAACTTTGTCGTACCGAACTCAGTCGTTCAGACTCCTGATGGATATAAAGAAAATAATGTCGCCGTGACTCCGCAGAATTACTGGGAACGTATCGGTTCGACCGGTAACTATGGCTTGCCGGAAATGTACACCTATGATGCAACAAATATCCGTCTGCGTAATATCACGCTCGGATACGATTTTAACCGGGCAA encodes the following:
- a CDS encoding SusC/RagA family TonB-linked outer membrane protein encodes the protein MLKRFKSVSMILLAGALGFTGNAYANPEAGNPAIDISQQDTKVTGVVEDEFGPVAGASVVIKGTTNGTMTDMDGHFTLEGVKKGDIIQISFIGFATQDIPYTGQTTLNVKMQEDAQKLDEVVVTALGMKRDKKALGYAMQELKGDELLSSREPNLANSLSGKVSGLQIVRSSNGVGGSSKIVLRGNSSLTGSNQPLIVVDGTPMDNFTGGVDDVWGNSGADMGNGLSDINPEDIESMTVLKGASAAALYGSRAGNGVILITTKSGKKNEGLGITVNAGITTESIFLKPHLQNDFGQGSVGAYDNQSRLSWGPKAEGQMVTDWLGRQVPLQTYDNIDAFFRTGTSFNEGVSFQQNIKGTSIFTSINRSDDAGITPESKLNKTNITMRATTFLDEAEKWKIDAKVNYINMNAHNRPIQGVNPSNAFNTIYNLPRSLNVKEFKNSVDEEGNMIWWDASKNPQENPYWVTKYRQNNDTRNRLLGNIALKYAPTNWFDIELRGGTDYYTTTKNEKVYAGGNTSPRGLYNEGSETFYENNYSFLATARKDNLLDRLGGFVTFGGNLMMQKRTKMNASAGELLVPNLFSLNNGINKPTVTSELIRRKMNSLYGSLQLNWDGYLFLDVTARNDWSSTMSKANRSYFYPSVSLSAVISDMLPKIGSSMPEWFTFAKVRASYAEVGNDLDPYQLYNNFTVGKDENGNTTAAPGNVLFDSSVRSELIKSWEAGFDVRFFNNRLGLDAAWYKTNATRQLLNLPMDPFSGYSSRKVNAGNIQNEGVEVSLNGSILDNPKGLSWNATAQFSLNRNKIIDLYPGVSLYDIKTLDAIQIVAVQGSYYGDIYGQTFQRVEDKNSPYYGRQIVGEDGLPLITTGKSKVGNQSPDWMLGLTNNFAYKGFNLSFLIDFRIGGDLYSATASNLYARGNAAGTVVNGGRENFVVPNSVVQTPDGYKENNVAVTPQNYWERIGSTGNYGLPEMYTYDATNIRLRNITLGYDFNRAILKSTPFQRLRLSATCNNVWMIHYNLPGIDPESVSATNTNATGFENGAAPTSRSFTFNVTVGF